A part of Cystobacter fuscus DSM 2262 genomic DNA contains:
- the tssJ gene encoding type VI secretion system lipoprotein TssJ — protein sequence MPGVRSEKRQTGHGLDHPGLARFVLPLLMVLASTACSVKRFEACDKPPPFYLRLEASDRVNPDPRGRSMPTLVQILQLRDSLRAEQSSFRTLWDKPEAQLKEDLLQVAEFTVAPGQSVERWIPRDPKTQFVVAMGLFRQPLGYSWRTLTVLPSVPKNLCTDEPVGQRGPRTTDEQLRFKLQGYQIDLLRNSSSPMNNPVLDDLEGGVTPQWSKS from the coding sequence ATGCCAGGGGTTCGATCAGAGAAGCGACAGACAGGCCATGGTCTCGACCATCCGGGGCTCGCCCGGTTCGTGCTGCCTCTACTCATGGTGCTCGCCAGCACCGCTTGCTCGGTAAAGCGCTTCGAGGCGTGTGACAAGCCACCGCCATTCTATCTCCGACTGGAAGCCTCGGATCGCGTCAACCCTGATCCTCGCGGGCGATCCATGCCCACCCTCGTGCAAATCCTGCAACTCCGGGACAGCCTCCGCGCGGAGCAATCCAGCTTCCGCACCCTGTGGGACAAACCCGAAGCCCAGCTCAAGGAGGATCTCCTCCAGGTCGCTGAGTTCACCGTGGCGCCAGGCCAATCCGTGGAGCGGTGGATTCCGAGGGATCCCAAGACCCAGTTCGTGGTGGCGATGGGCCTGTTCCGTCAGCCCCTGGGCTACTCCTGGCGAACGCTGACGGTGCTGCCCTCCGTTCCCAAGAACCTCTGTACCGACGAGCCCGTGGGCCAGCGTGGACCGAGAACCACCGACGAGCAGCTGCGCTTCAAGCTCCAGGGCTACCAGATCGATCTCCTCCGTAACTCGTCCTCCCCCATGAACAACCCGGTCCTCGACGACCTGGAAGGCGGCGTGACGCCGCAGTGGAGCAAGTCATGA
- a CDS encoding OmpA family protein has protein sequence MIRGQSVWGMSPRELALTVGLLLVAGPAGAQGVSLERLELNPGAAGSLLLGTGELLPQGDMRLSVVGHYQHNPYVLSRGGVVEQIVGNRLTTHLAAAYSLTNWLEVEAQVPVVAFQRGTNLIDKGIDSPVRYGLSTPRLGARWGLLSQRDGKWADLALGLDVGLPLGNASGLSRESEAHVTPQLMFGRRLGWFRLALEARALLRKKSQPSADATIERSEVGSELRFGVVAATVGRRLRWEFNVAGTVPLVNQPRSVELLVGPRYLVNPTLEVFALGSVGVGVAPGTPLFRVMVGTAFGGVTPPRLPGESSVNCSTDLKHTAEECPDLDEDSDQIRNGMDRCPYEVGTLERSGCPWRDADGDGIEDALDACPNEVGDAAWKGCPMPDDDGDGVENERDSCPTVAGPPDSRGCPKHDQDDDGIEDDVDLCPQQKGEPKLQGCPESDRDGDTIANRFDSCPNVAGTVENHGCPQYELPMVTLQRARMDLMVKVMFVPSQPVLDSSSYALLNWVVKVMNEHPEFPLVSVGAHTDNRGSPDANLQLSRARAVAVMTYLIQKGVAPERLEARGYGDTRPIDSNATSIGREKNRRVEFEIIWPD, from the coding sequence ATGATTCGAGGCCAGTCCGTGTGGGGCATGTCTCCGAGAGAACTCGCGCTGACGGTGGGCCTGCTGCTCGTGGCGGGACCCGCGGGAGCGCAAGGCGTCTCCTTGGAACGGCTGGAGCTGAATCCCGGTGCCGCGGGCTCGCTCCTCCTGGGAACGGGAGAGTTGTTACCCCAGGGCGACATGCGCTTGTCTGTCGTGGGGCACTACCAGCACAACCCCTATGTCCTGTCCCGTGGTGGGGTCGTCGAGCAAATCGTCGGGAACCGGCTCACCACACACCTGGCGGCGGCCTACTCCCTGACGAACTGGCTCGAGGTGGAGGCGCAGGTTCCCGTGGTGGCCTTCCAGCGGGGGACGAATCTGATCGACAAGGGAATCGATTCGCCGGTTCGTTATGGACTGTCTACCCCGAGGTTGGGCGCGCGCTGGGGGCTCCTTTCCCAGCGAGACGGGAAGTGGGCGGACCTCGCGCTGGGGCTGGATGTCGGCTTGCCGCTCGGCAATGCGTCGGGGCTCTCGAGAGAGTCCGAGGCGCATGTCACACCGCAATTGATGTTCGGTCGGCGCCTCGGCTGGTTCCGGCTGGCGCTGGAGGCCCGGGCGCTGCTGCGCAAGAAGAGCCAGCCTTCGGCCGACGCCACCATCGAACGGTCGGAGGTCGGCAGCGAGCTGCGCTTTGGAGTCGTGGCGGCCACGGTGGGCCGGCGGTTGCGGTGGGAGTTCAACGTGGCGGGAACCGTTCCCCTGGTGAACCAGCCGAGATCGGTGGAGTTGTTGGTGGGCCCCCGCTACCTGGTGAATCCCACCTTGGAGGTGTTCGCGCTCGGGAGCGTGGGGGTGGGGGTCGCGCCAGGAACGCCGTTGTTCCGAGTGATGGTGGGGACCGCTTTTGGTGGTGTGACGCCTCCGCGGCTGCCCGGGGAGTCATCCGTCAATTGTTCGACGGACCTGAAGCACACGGCGGAGGAGTGCCCCGACCTCGACGAGGATTCGGATCAGATCCGTAATGGTATGGATCGATGCCCCTACGAGGTGGGCACGCTGGAGCGCAGTGGTTGTCCCTGGCGGGACGCGGACGGTGACGGAATCGAGGATGCGCTGGATGCGTGCCCGAACGAGGTGGGCGATGCGGCGTGGAAAGGCTGTCCCATGCCCGATGACGATGGGGACGGCGTGGAGAATGAGCGGGACTCCTGTCCGACCGTGGCGGGCCCACCGGACTCGCGCGGCTGCCCGAAGCATGACCAGGATGACGACGGAATCGAGGATGACGTCGACCTGTGCCCCCAGCAAAAGGGCGAGCCCAAGCTTCAAGGCTGTCCGGAGTCGGATCGGGACGGGGACACCATCGCCAACCGGTTTGACAGTTGCCCCAACGTAGCGGGGACCGTGGAGAACCATGGCTGTCCTCAGTACGAATTGCCGATGGTGACGCTCCAGCGCGCCCGCATGGACCTGATGGTGAAGGTCATGTTCGTGCCCTCTCAACCGGTGCTGGATTCCAGCTCGTATGCCCTCCTGAACTGGGTGGTGAAGGTCATGAACGAACACCCGGAGTTTCCGCTCGTCTCGGTGGGGGCCCACACGGACAACCGGGGTTCCCCCGATGCCAACCTGCAACTGTCACGCGCCCGGGCCGTGGCGGTGATGACGTACCTCATCCAGAAGGGTGTGGCCCCGGAACGGCTGGAGGCCAGAGGGTACGGCGATACACGGCCCATCGATAGCAATGCCACGTCCATCGGGCGAGAGAAGAACCGCCGGGTGGAGTTCGAAATCATCTGGCCCGACTAG
- the agmC gene encoding adventurous gliding motility protein AgmC — translation MNAWLRVVLLFVGLGSVPVLAEEPDSIGLGTGRDGPLTVTEVGQVINRYAQVIGPVAPGDDVLLVEDANGFSAGELVMVLQVMGLAPEPSPGASKPRAVPQDAVGQWEFARVARVEEGSLTLTEPLEHPYANQVTQVIRVPEYTRVHVQNGASLRAVPWNGRTGGVIAFLATETLLNDGEISATGAGFRGGSHVPESFKTMSCMGMVVDTSPSAQKGEGAVVSQYGFTEMSREAMSTGGSGGFCPMAGGGGGGNGEDGIRGAGVVELGEDGLKWGGPGGTKIVYTMSTPLVFGGGGGAGGGYGVDWLVPRGGSGGGGLIVRARELIGAGLLSADGEKGEAASTGGAGGGGAGGSISLRFTGSAVCDVVSARGGAGGAAGTHFMGPGGVGGDGGSGRVALMADSHGKCPLLVDSGLMRNPPPPPVIHANQEAYQKMEGQLFPNHDEADACEARDNFGIDAPKDNIYIRADGTHALVVEGHAPKLSAGDVIRVKVFFGEEPGEFAAETDTNEHGYWTVTINRPPGKTGGEFKDNEYYVIYAKADKPSCRTEYVDFRVDLTPPDIVFNVKPILVSDSKSTVFEFSSTSGDVEKFECARGIADDATLDFDECYDPILSSCAAGYLRCGADRFTALEGFNVFKVKATDHVGNEKVSNAFIWEVDTSVQAVVFQRPSVDDDLFNTKRPFFFGRVEPVEAGVNVSISVDKEGGPSGVVSGVAVSDKFGYWFFFLPDKVELDQGHYKVVPRAVDRAKHSWPPDGVDESVEFVIDTEPPVTTIKGPPRSPELHKSRKSSFVFSTDEEEGDAVTFECQFVEGGVNGGLSFSCPRNVSFDKLANGKYTLSVLAKDKAGNGATDAVTYTWEVSIEPPLHPSITEPVDGSVVDTRTPMVSGTALAKGKVYISVDGVPVGNFVPVGEDSSWAFQLPFRLDPGTHSLRGQVVDENDTSSEFSPEIHFVVSTPLDEDVSQAIGGGLGCNGSGSAGFFSYFWGVMVLITLGRKYHS, via the coding sequence ATGAATGCATGGTTGCGGGTCGTGCTGTTATTTGTGGGGCTCGGCTCGGTGCCGGTTCTGGCTGAAGAGCCTGATTCGATTGGGTTGGGTACTGGGCGGGACGGGCCTCTGACGGTGACGGAGGTGGGCCAGGTCATCAATCGTTATGCCCAGGTGATCGGGCCGGTCGCTCCAGGAGATGACGTCCTGCTGGTGGAGGATGCGAACGGATTCTCAGCGGGCGAGTTGGTAATGGTGCTGCAGGTGATGGGCTTGGCGCCGGAGCCTTCACCCGGGGCATCCAAGCCCCGGGCAGTTCCCCAGGATGCCGTGGGCCAGTGGGAGTTCGCTCGAGTGGCGAGGGTTGAAGAAGGGTCGCTGACGTTGACTGAACCGCTGGAGCATCCCTACGCGAATCAGGTGACCCAGGTGATTCGGGTTCCTGAATACACCCGAGTTCATGTCCAGAATGGAGCCAGCCTCCGCGCGGTGCCCTGGAATGGTCGTACGGGGGGGGTGATCGCGTTCCTTGCCACCGAGACTCTGCTCAATGACGGAGAGATCAGCGCGACGGGCGCCGGCTTCCGTGGCGGCAGCCATGTGCCGGAGTCGTTCAAGACAATGAGTTGCATGGGCATGGTCGTGGATACGAGCCCAAGCGCGCAAAAGGGAGAGGGTGCTGTCGTGAGTCAGTATGGTTTCACGGAAATGAGTCGTGAAGCCATGTCAACTGGAGGGAGTGGGGGATTTTGTCCGATGGCGGGAGGGGGAGGCGGTGGTAATGGAGAGGATGGTATCCGAGGCGCTGGGGTCGTGGAGTTGGGCGAAGATGGTCTGAAGTGGGGCGGGCCAGGGGGGACGAAGATCGTGTATACGATGTCTACCCCATTGGTGTTCGGAGGAGGCGGCGGGGCAGGGGGTGGGTATGGAGTGGATTGGCTTGTTCCCAGAGGTGGTTCTGGTGGGGGAGGGCTCATTGTTCGTGCTCGAGAGTTGATTGGGGCAGGCTTGCTCTCCGCTGATGGCGAGAAGGGTGAAGCCGCGAGCACTGGCGGAGCAGGAGGGGGCGGGGCAGGAGGCAGTATCTCCTTGCGATTTACTGGTTCTGCGGTGTGCGACGTTGTTTCGGCTCGTGGTGGCGCCGGTGGCGCTGCTGGGACCCACTTCATGGGCCCAGGTGGTGTCGGTGGAGATGGTGGTTCCGGACGCGTGGCACTTATGGCCGATTCTCATGGAAAGTGCCCTCTCCTCGTTGATTCTGGGCTCATGCGCAACCCACCCCCCCCACCAGTGATTCATGCCAACCAAGAAGCATATCAGAAAATGGAGGGACAGCTTTTCCCTAATCACGATGAAGCTGACGCTTGTGAGGCTCGTGATAATTTCGGGATTGATGCGCCAAAGGACAACATTTACATAAGGGCAGATGGAACACATGCTTTGGTTGTCGAAGGGCACGCCCCTAAACTTTCCGCTGGAGATGTCATCAGGGTGAAAGTCTTCTTCGGGGAAGAGCCTGGTGAGTTCGCTGCCGAGACAGATACCAATGAACATGGGTATTGGACGGTAACCATCAATCGTCCTCCAGGCAAGACTGGCGGCGAATTCAAAGACAATGAGTATTATGTGATTTATGCGAAGGCTGATAAGCCTTCGTGTAGGACTGAGTATGTTGATTTTCGAGTAGATCTGACGCCGCCTGATATTGTTTTTAATGTCAAGCCAATCTTGGTTTCTGATTCAAAATCGACTGTTTTTGAATTTTCGTCCACATCCGGCGATGTAGAGAAATTCGAATGCGCTAGGGGGATTGCTGACGATGCCACGCTAGATTTTGATGAATGCTACGACCCTATTCTTTCTAGTTGCGCCGCAGGTTATTTGCGCTGCGGGGCTGATCGGTTCACGGCCTTGGAAGGTTTTAACGTTTTCAAGGTGAAGGCTACTGATCATGTGGGAAATGAGAAGGTTTCCAACGCGTTCATATGGGAGGTTGACACAAGCGTTCAGGCCGTTGTGTTCCAGCGGCCCTCGGTTGATGATGATTTGTTTAATACTAAAAGGCCTTTCTTTTTTGGCCGGGTCGAGCCTGTTGAGGCTGGAGTCAATGTATCCATTAGTGTTGACAAGGAGGGTGGTCCCAGTGGTGTGGTTTCCGGAGTAGCGGTTTCGGATAAGTTTGGATATTGGTTTTTCTTTCTGCCTGATAAAGTGGAACTCGATCAAGGCCACTATAAGGTGGTTCCCAGGGCGGTTGATCGTGCGAAACATTCGTGGCCGCCGGATGGGGTAGATGAGTCCGTGGAATTTGTGATTGATACGGAGCCCCCTGTGACGACGATTAAGGGCCCGCCACGATCGCCTGAGTTGCATAAGTCACGAAAGTCGAGTTTTGTTTTTTCTACTGATGAAGAGGAGGGAGATGCCGTTACGTTTGAGTGTCAGTTTGTTGAGGGTGGGGTCAATGGTGGCCTTTCTTTCTCTTGTCCAAGGAATGTAAGTTTCGATAAGTTGGCAAATGGTAAGTATACCCTTTCGGTTCTAGCTAAGGATAAAGCGGGCAATGGGGCCACGGATGCGGTGACGTATACGTGGGAGGTTAGTATTGAGCCACCACTTCATCCAAGTATTACTGAGCCGGTTGATGGGTCGGTCGTGGATACGAGGACTCCCATGGTCTCCGGAACAGCTCTGGCTAAGGGTAAGGTGTATATTAGTGTTGATGGCGTTCCTGTTGGTAATTTCGTCCCTGTTGGTGAGGACAGTTCGTGGGCTTTTCAGCTGCCTTTCCGGCTGGATCCTGGCACGCATTCACTGCGTGGTCAGGTCGTGGATGAGAACGATACGTCTAGCGAGTTTTCCCCGGAGATCCATTTTGTTGTTTCGACTCCCCTTGATGAGGATGTGAGCCAAGCCATTGGTGGAGGTCTGGGGTGTAATGGCTCAGGCTCTGCTGGTTTCTTCTCTTATTTCTGGGGAGTGATGGTTTTGATTACGCTTGGTCGAAAGTATCACTCCTGA
- a CDS encoding DUF3616 domain-containing protein — MFTTSLLLTTFLGAAPAITTPPPPATRKVVTFEGTCDASGAVELKGGLFLVGDDENNVLRVYDGNTGGPPVQTFDLSSSLGLPAGKKQAPETDIEAATPLPPLSFWMTSHGRKSSGKLDTNRFRFFATRTSEDGKDVRLEGKPYTRLLDELLAAPQLKPFGLAPASQKAPKEEGGLNIEGLTVMADGKSFLIGFRNPRPQGKALAVTLLNPLELLQGKPARLGPALLLDLGGQGIRSMSRWRGRYLIIGGSASGSEGSRLFVWDGKAERPTVVTGADFSGLNPEAFVSYEDKDEILVLSDDGTHLIDGVECKRLKEPASKRFRGVWISPAATP, encoded by the coding sequence ATGTTCACGACTTCGCTTCTGCTGACCACCTTCCTGGGCGCCGCGCCCGCGATCACCACCCCACCCCCTCCCGCGACCCGGAAAGTCGTGACGTTCGAGGGCACGTGTGACGCGTCTGGCGCGGTGGAGCTCAAGGGCGGCCTGTTCCTCGTGGGGGATGACGAGAACAACGTGCTGCGCGTCTACGACGGCAACACCGGAGGCCCTCCGGTGCAGACCTTCGACCTGTCCTCCTCACTGGGGCTTCCCGCGGGGAAGAAGCAGGCACCCGAGACGGACATCGAGGCGGCGACGCCCCTGCCTCCTCTCTCCTTCTGGATGACGTCGCATGGGCGCAAGAGCTCCGGGAAGCTCGACACCAACCGCTTCCGCTTCTTCGCCACCCGTACATCTGAGGACGGCAAGGACGTGCGGCTCGAGGGCAAGCCGTACACGCGCCTGTTGGACGAGCTGCTCGCCGCGCCCCAGCTCAAGCCATTCGGCCTCGCCCCAGCCTCCCAGAAGGCGCCCAAGGAGGAAGGCGGGCTCAACATCGAGGGCCTGACGGTGATGGCGGATGGGAAGTCCTTCCTGATCGGCTTCCGCAATCCGCGGCCCCAGGGCAAGGCGCTCGCCGTCACGCTGCTCAATCCGCTGGAGTTGCTCCAGGGCAAGCCCGCGCGACTGGGCCCCGCGCTGCTGCTGGACCTGGGGGGCCAGGGCATCCGCTCCATGTCCCGGTGGAGGGGCCGCTACCTCATCATCGGAGGCTCCGCGTCCGGCAGCGAGGGCTCTCGCCTGTTCGTCTGGGATGGGAAAGCGGAGCGGCCCACGGTCGTCACCGGTGCCGACTTCTCCGGCCTCAACCCGGAGGCCTTCGTCTCGTACGAGGACAAGGACGAGATCCTCGTGCTCAGTGACGACGGAACCCACCTGATCGACGGCGTGGAGTGCAAGCGCTTGAAGGAGCCCGCCTCCAAGCGGTTCCGGGGGGTCTGGATCTCGCCCGCCGCCACCCCCTGA
- the xdhC gene encoding xanthine dehydrogenase accessory protein XdhC, whose amino-acid sequence MTLYAEIATLIAEGRAFVLATVIESAGSTPQKPGSKMVVLEDGSLRGTVGGGAIEFQIIEAARQLLSSPERTRTLETHLTHELGMCCGGRMKVFLEKHEAPMRLTLFGAGHVAREVAALALHVGFRVSVVDARPEWATSERFPGCEVLLKDPADHARALRSDTRDCFCVTTHDHPLDQAVLEALLPKPSAYVGVIGSRRKAERFRMRLAAAGVEAAALERLRSPMGLPIGALTPAEIAVSIVAELIQVHRSASPRK is encoded by the coding sequence ATGACCCTCTACGCGGAGATCGCCACCCTCATCGCCGAAGGCCGCGCCTTCGTGCTCGCCACGGTCATCGAGAGCGCGGGCAGTACGCCCCAGAAGCCCGGCTCGAAGATGGTGGTGCTCGAGGATGGTTCGCTGCGCGGCACCGTGGGCGGCGGCGCCATCGAGTTCCAGATCATCGAGGCCGCGCGCCAGCTCCTCTCGTCCCCCGAGCGCACCCGCACCCTCGAGACCCACCTCACCCACGAGCTGGGCATGTGCTGCGGCGGCCGGATGAAGGTCTTCCTCGAGAAGCACGAGGCCCCCATGCGCCTCACCCTCTTCGGCGCCGGGCACGTGGCCCGGGAGGTGGCGGCGCTCGCCCTCCACGTGGGCTTCCGCGTCTCCGTGGTGGACGCCCGGCCCGAGTGGGCCACGTCCGAGCGCTTCCCCGGGTGCGAGGTGCTCCTGAAGGATCCCGCTGACCACGCGCGCGCCCTGCGCTCCGACACCCGGGACTGCTTCTGCGTCACCACGCACGATCACCCCCTGGACCAGGCGGTGCTGGAGGCCCTGCTGCCCAAGCCCTCGGCCTACGTGGGCGTCATCGGGAGCCGGCGCAAGGCGGAGCGCTTCCGGATGCGCCTGGCGGCGGCCGGCGTGGAGGCGGCTGCACTGGAACGCCTCCGCTCACCCATGGGCCTGCCCATCGGCGCGCTGACGCCCGCGGAGATCGCCGTCTCCATCGTGGCGGAGCTCATCCAGGTGCACCGGAGCGCGTCTCCCCGGAAGTGA
- a CDS encoding SAM-dependent methyltransferase translates to MVGTPSAMGKPYRPKDHYFKKAKQEGLRARSAFKVDEILKRYPFLKKGATVLDLGAAPGGFLQILADTVGPGGRVIGVDIVPIRPFTQPFVKTAVLDVLADDFDAKLREMYDGPFDAVISDMAPKTSGIRTTDEARSLRLARKALEVSVTRGRPGSAFVAKLFMGGEFEEFRQEVRAHFEEVKLVRPEATRGASMEVYVIGLVRMASGPKSE, encoded by the coding sequence ATGGTAGGGACCCCGTCCGCCATGGGCAAGCCCTACCGTCCGAAAGACCATTATTTCAAGAAAGCCAAGCAAGAGGGTCTCCGCGCCCGTTCCGCCTTCAAGGTGGACGAGATTCTCAAACGCTACCCCTTCTTGAAGAAGGGGGCCACGGTGCTCGACCTGGGGGCGGCCCCCGGGGGCTTCCTGCAGATCCTCGCCGACACGGTGGGGCCGGGGGGACGCGTCATCGGCGTGGACATCGTGCCCATCCGGCCCTTCACCCAGCCCTTCGTGAAGACGGCGGTGCTGGACGTGCTGGCCGACGACTTCGACGCCAAGCTGCGCGAGATGTACGACGGGCCCTTCGACGCCGTCATCTCCGACATGGCCCCCAAGACGAGCGGCATCCGCACCACCGACGAGGCGCGCAGCCTGCGGCTGGCCCGCAAGGCGCTCGAGGTGTCCGTCACCCGGGGCCGCCCGGGTTCGGCCTTCGTCGCCAAGCTCTTCATGGGCGGCGAATTCGAGGAATTCCGTCAGGAGGTGCGTGCCCACTTCGAGGAGGTGAAGCTCGTCCGCCCGGAGGCCACTCGAGGGGCGAGTATGGAAGTGTACGTCATCGGGCTGGTTCGCATGGCCAGCGGGCCGAAATCAGAATAG
- a CDS encoding SOS response-associated peptidase encodes MCGRVTIQTPALAIARELGLAGVRSALERPRYNLAPTQLMPVVLNDGERMLDAVRWGLIPSWAKEASIGNKLINARGETVAEKPSFRSALKRRRCLVLVDGWFEWKQSTKPKTPYLFKREDGRPLAFAGLWEEWTAPDTGEVLRTCAVITTGPNRLMAPIHDRMPVILRPEAQAVWLRPEPQDAAELQPLLVPNEDEPLVAWEVGRVVNSPTNDVVACVERVASQPALL; translated from the coding sequence ATGTGTGGCCGCGTCACCATCCAGACCCCCGCCCTGGCGATCGCCCGTGAGCTGGGCCTCGCCGGCGTCCGCTCCGCCCTCGAGCGCCCCCGCTACAACCTCGCCCCCACCCAGCTGATGCCCGTGGTCCTCAACGACGGGGAGCGGATGCTGGACGCCGTGCGCTGGGGCCTCATCCCCTCCTGGGCCAAGGAGGCCTCCATCGGCAACAAGCTCATCAACGCCCGGGGCGAGACGGTGGCGGAGAAGCCCAGCTTCCGCTCCGCCCTCAAGCGCCGGCGCTGCCTGGTGCTCGTGGATGGCTGGTTCGAGTGGAAGCAGTCCACGAAGCCCAAGACGCCCTACCTCTTCAAGCGCGAGGACGGACGGCCCCTGGCCTTCGCCGGCCTGTGGGAGGAGTGGACCGCCCCGGACACCGGTGAGGTGCTGCGAACCTGCGCCGTCATCACCACGGGCCCCAACCGCCTCATGGCGCCCATCCACGATCGCATGCCCGTCATCCTGCGCCCGGAAGCGCAAGCGGTATGGCTGCGCCCCGAGCCCCAGGACGCCGCGGAGCTCCAGCCCCTGCTGGTGCCCAACGAGGACGAGCCCCTGGTGGCCTGGGAGGTTGGCCGGGTGGTGAACTCTCCCACCAACGACGTGGTGGCGTGCGTGGAGCGCGTGGCCAGCCAGCCCGCCCTCCTCTGA
- a CDS encoding EndoU domain-containing protein: MRPVRLSALLVVLSLLCLAPARALAAGAFVSGETLRAVKEPGSSAVVFTVEPGVAYPVLKKGGPGREWCKLKAATGEGWVKCDGTADLPEKPRMSGEFLASRDRAPEVAPLPAQAPVATGCETRCTRPPLMSQAPALTPVDREVLGMCPARPDAAVSAGDVRRFMAAHYEDPRVQRALSAAGRTGTRQTQVDWLTGLWVSTGPRNAFTHVFCGDDWTTRTIGGLHYLPRYAQLESEGKLCFDGPVRGGQALREGQYVIRYRGVAPWSCAEKKLGGFTQQADPVGMVAIGTRAFARCCARDGGRKEGGVYAAADLGPTAWRIWCGTRNGTYGIASLYPTDERPTCGE, from the coding sequence ATGCGCCCCGTCCGCCTCTCCGCCCTCCTTGTCGTCCTGAGCCTGCTGTGTCTCGCCCCCGCGCGCGCCCTCGCCGCGGGAGCCTTCGTGTCCGGCGAGACCCTGCGCGCGGTGAAGGAGCCCGGTTCCTCCGCGGTCGTCTTCACCGTGGAGCCGGGCGTCGCCTACCCGGTGCTCAAGAAGGGAGGGCCCGGACGCGAGTGGTGCAAGTTGAAGGCGGCGACGGGCGAGGGCTGGGTGAAGTGCGACGGCACGGCGGATCTGCCCGAGAAGCCGCGCATGAGTGGTGAGTTCCTCGCCTCGCGGGACAGGGCGCCCGAGGTGGCTCCCCTGCCCGCCCAGGCACCCGTGGCCACGGGCTGTGAGACCCGGTGCACCCGCCCTCCCCTGATGAGCCAGGCGCCCGCGCTCACGCCGGTGGACCGCGAGGTGCTCGGCATGTGCCCGGCGCGTCCCGACGCCGCGGTGAGCGCGGGGGACGTGCGGCGCTTCATGGCCGCGCACTACGAGGATCCCCGCGTCCAACGGGCCCTGTCCGCGGCGGGCCGGACGGGCACGCGCCAGACCCAGGTCGACTGGCTCACCGGCCTCTGGGTGAGCACCGGCCCGCGCAACGCCTTCACCCACGTCTTCTGCGGCGATGACTGGACCACGCGCACCATCGGCGGGCTGCACTACCTGCCGCGCTACGCCCAGCTCGAGTCCGAGGGCAAGCTGTGCTTCGACGGGCCGGTGCGTGGCGGCCAGGCACTGCGCGAGGGCCAGTACGTCATCCGCTACCGGGGAGTGGCGCCCTGGTCCTGCGCCGAGAAGAAGCTCGGCGGCTTCACCCAGCAGGCGGATCCCGTGGGGATGGTGGCCATTGGCACCCGCGCCTTCGCCCGCTGCTGCGCCCGTGATGGGGGCCGCAAGGAGGGCGGCGTGTACGCGGCGGCGGACCTGGGCCCCACCGCGTGGCGGATCTGGTGCGGCACGCGCAACGGCACCTATGGCATCGCCTCGCTCTACCCCACCGACGAGCGGCCGACCTGCGGCGAGTGA